Proteins encoded within one genomic window of Argiope bruennichi chromosome 7, qqArgBrue1.1, whole genome shotgun sequence:
- the LOC129975804 gene encoding histone H2A, whose amino-acid sequence MSGRGKGGKVKGKSKTRSSRAGLQFPVGRIHRLLRKGNYAERVGAGAPVYLAAVLEYLAAEVLELAGNAARDNKKTRIIPRHLQLAIRNDEELNKLLSGVTIAQGGVLPNIQAVLLPKKTEKKA is encoded by the coding sequence ATGTCTGGTCGTGGCAAAGGCGGTAAAGTTAAGGGAAAGAGCAAGACTCGTTCTAGCCGAGCAGGGCTTCAATTCCCTGTCGGTCGTATCCATCGACTTCTCCGAAAAGGCAATTATGCAGAACGTGTTGGAGCTGGAGCACCCGTGTACCTGGCTGCCGTGTTAGAATACTTAGCTGCTGAAGTGTTGGAGTTGGCTGGTAATGCCGCCAGAGATAACAAGAAAACTAGGATCATTCCTAGACATCTCCAACTCGCCATCCGAAACGACGAGGAGTTGAACAAACTCCTTTCCGGAGTAACTATTGCTCAGGGTGGTGTATTGCCTAACATTCAAGCTGTCTTGCTCCCCAAGAAAACCGAAAAGAAAGCCTAA